Proteins from one Clostridium cellulovorans 743B genomic window:
- the leuS gene encoding leucine--tRNA ligase, with protein MAYGTSIDKKWQDKWEAAKLYDFKEDSEKEKLYVLEMFSYPSGAQLHAGHWFNYGPVDSWARFKKMQGYNVFQPMGFDAFGLPAENYAIKTGIHPMDSTLKNIETMEKQLRAMGAMFNWDHEVVTCKPDYYKWTQWLFLKLYEKNLAYRKNAPVNWCPSCNTVLANEQVIDGHCERCDSEVTKKNLTQWFLKITDYADELLDGIDGLDWPEKTKAMQKHWIGKSKGAEATFKVKDSDLSFDVFTTRVDTLNGVTYVVLAPESPLVDQVTTEENKSAVEAYKVETSKQSEIERQSITREKTGVFTGSYAINPITHAEVPIWVADYVLATYGTGAVMAVPAHDDRDFAFATKYNLPIIRVVEGDELPYTGYGNLVNSGEFNGKASDAAKEAIVKKLAENNLGGWKVNFRLRDWLVSRQRYWGAPIPMIHCDSCGIVPVPEKDLPVELPYDVEFAPDGKSPLAKSESFVNTTCPKCGGPAHRDVDTLDTFVCSSWYFLRYVDNLNSEKAWDVDKVNAMVPVDKYVGGPEHATMHLLYARFVTKALRDMGLVNIDEPFKSLTHQGLILGPDGLKMSKSKGNTISPDTYISEFGADVFRMYLMFGFDYTEGGPWSDDAIKSMARFVDRVERVITSAVEEMKKSGKTSIDKAEKDLNFVRHNTIKSVLFDMDKMQFNTSIARIMEFTNALSKYLNEEEKNSAFIKEVVIDYLRILAPFAPHFAEEMWETIGGNFSIFNESFPTFDEKALVKDEVEIAIQVNGKIKAKIMVATGLEEDVIKETALADADVKAAIGDKTVAKVIVIKGRLVNIVVK; from the coding sequence ATGGCATACGGAACTTCAATAGATAAGAAGTGGCAAGACAAATGGGAAGCTGCTAAGCTTTATGATTTTAAGGAAGACAGTGAAAAAGAAAAATTATATGTTCTTGAAATGTTCTCCTACCCTTCTGGTGCTCAGCTTCATGCTGGTCATTGGTTTAACTACGGTCCAGTAGATAGTTGGGCAAGATTTAAAAAGATGCAAGGCTACAATGTATTCCAACCAATGGGCTTTGATGCTTTTGGTCTACCTGCTGAAAACTATGCGATTAAGACTGGAATCCACCCTATGGATTCAACTTTAAAAAACATAGAAACTATGGAAAAACAATTAAGAGCTATGGGAGCTATGTTTAACTGGGATCATGAAGTAGTAACTTGCAAACCAGATTACTACAAATGGACTCAATGGTTATTCTTAAAATTATATGAAAAAAATCTAGCTTACAGAAAGAATGCTCCTGTAAACTGGTGCCCAAGTTGTAACACAGTTCTTGCTAATGAGCAAGTTATAGACGGTCACTGTGAAAGATGTGACTCTGAAGTTACAAAGAAAAATCTTACTCAATGGTTCTTAAAGATAACTGATTATGCTGATGAGCTTTTAGATGGTATCGATGGTCTTGATTGGCCTGAAAAAACTAAAGCTATGCAAAAGCATTGGATAGGAAAGTCTAAAGGAGCTGAAGCTACTTTCAAAGTTAAAGATAGCGATTTATCCTTTGATGTATTTACTACAAGGGTTGATACATTAAACGGTGTGACTTATGTTGTTCTTGCTCCAGAAAGTCCACTTGTTGATCAGGTTACAACTGAGGAAAACAAATCAGCTGTTGAAGCTTATAAAGTTGAAACTTCAAAACAAAGTGAAATCGAAAGACAATCAATAACAAGAGAAAAGACTGGTGTCTTCACTGGTTCTTATGCTATAAATCCTATAACTCATGCTGAAGTGCCAATCTGGGTTGCTGACTATGTTCTTGCTACTTACGGTACTGGTGCTGTTATGGCAGTTCCTGCTCATGATGATAGAGACTTTGCTTTTGCTACAAAATACAACCTACCAATAATCAGAGTTGTTGAAGGCGATGAACTTCCATACACTGGCTACGGAAACCTTGTAAACAGTGGGGAATTCAACGGCAAAGCTTCCGATGCTGCAAAAGAAGCTATCGTTAAAAAGCTTGCTGAAAACAACCTTGGAGGCTGGAAAGTAAACTTTAGATTAAGAGACTGGCTAGTTTCAAGACAAAGATATTGGGGTGCTCCAATTCCAATGATCCACTGTGATTCTTGTGGAATAGTACCAGTACCTGAAAAAGATCTTCCAGTTGAACTTCCATACGATGTTGAATTCGCTCCAGATGGAAAATCTCCATTAGCTAAGAGTGAGTCTTTCGTTAACACTACTTGTCCAAAATGTGGTGGCCCAGCTCATAGAGACGTTGATACTTTAGATACTTTCGTTTGCTCATCTTGGTACTTCTTAAGATACGTAGACAATCTAAACAGCGAAAAAGCTTGGGATGTTGACAAAGTAAATGCTATGGTTCCAGTTGACAAATACGTTGGTGGTCCAGAACATGCTACAATGCACCTTCTTTACGCAAGATTCGTAACTAAGGCTCTACGTGACATGGGACTTGTAAACATCGATGAACCATTTAAATCACTTACTCATCAAGGTTTAATCCTTGGACCAGACGGTTTAAAAATGAGTAAATCAAAAGGAAATACAATCTCTCCTGATACATATATCAGCGAGTTTGGTGCCGATGTATTCAGAATGTACTTAATGTTCGGCTTTGACTATACTGAAGGCGGCCCATGGAGTGATGATGCTATAAAATCTATGGCACGTTTCGTCGACAGAGTTGAAAGAGTTATAACTTCTGCTGTTGAAGAAATGAAGAAATCAGGCAAGACTTCAATAGATAAAGCAGAAAAAGATCTTAATTTCGTAAGACACAACACAATAAAGAGCGTTCTATTCGATATGGATAAAATGCAATTTAACACATCAATAGCTAGAATCATGGAATTCACTAACGCTTTATCAAAATACTTAAATGAAGAAGAAAAGAACTCTGCCTTCATTAAAGAAGTAGTTATAGATTATTTAAGAATCTTAGCTCCATTTGCTCCTCACTTTGCAGAGGAAATGTGGGAAACTATTGGTGGAAACTTCTCAATCTTCAACGAAAGCTTCCCAACCTTTGATGAGAAAGCTTTAGTTAAGGATGAAGTTGAAATAGCTATCCAAGTTAACGGTAAAATCAAAGCTAAAATAATGGTTGCAACTGGTCTTGAAGAAGATGTAATTAAAGAAACTGCTCTTGCTGATGCTGATGTTAAAGCTGCTATCGGTGATAAGACAGTAGCTAAGGTCATCGTTATTAAAGGAAGACTTGTTAATATCGTTGTAAAATAG
- a CDS encoding GNAT family N-acetyltransferase has translation MIDKNIKIISLHEKPQLANEVIDYANKNWPPISKYFTEVVQQVLDTDESLPKCFILLKNQRIIGLYTLVNQDLVERKDLSPWIAMIFIDEKERAQGLCKEILLHGRRIAGDLGFDKVYLSTNHIGLYEKYGFKEIALDMFVWGRPAKIYEHSSIS, from the coding sequence ATGATAGATAAAAATATAAAGATTATTTCATTGCATGAAAAACCGCAACTTGCTAATGAAGTTATCGACTATGCAAACAAAAATTGGCCGCCTATAAGTAAGTATTTCACTGAGGTAGTGCAACAAGTTTTGGACACCGATGAAAGTTTGCCGAAATGTTTTATATTGCTCAAAAATCAACGAATCATTGGATTATACACATTGGTGAATCAAGACTTAGTGGAAAGAAAAGACTTATCACCATGGATTGCAATGATTTTTATTGACGAAAAGGAAAGAGCACAAGGGTTGTGCAAGGAAATACTTTTACATGGTAGAAGAATAGCTGGAGATTTAGGCTTTGATAAAGTATATCTTTCAACAAACCACATTGGATTGTATGAAAAATATGGCTTTAAAGAAATAGCGTTAGATATGTTTGTTTGGGGTAGGCCAGCAAAAATTTATGAGCATTCATCAATTAGCTAA
- a CDS encoding GNAT family N-acetyltransferase: MIVFRNLYPNELEKWFDFLVEEIFKSESKKFFSNHWYNDPYKDINGIFVAVDADGNFLSTLRVLVRDIYINGMKISCGGISCVGTKEEYRGQKLSTTLVQMSIKYMEDRNICISYLLSGDYNEKYYNRYGYYKCPRYIKYSSINKCNNDSYDYCIRDLNIEGDIRDISDIHEKFSSKFNGSIVRSMEYWKEWIVSNTTCSCKIAYDNSGKVIAYISFQVDNNNIEILDFGCLSEYINIFDSLIEKISSDMDGDNFKVIYDMNITSSMEVESSWEPCCFMYKLITPFLIGNLKVDSSEKLLEILKGDGDVSKLLVWAVDDF; this comes from the coding sequence ATGATAGTATTTAGAAATTTATACCCAAATGAATTAGAAAAATGGTTTGATTTTTTAGTTGAAGAAATTTTCAAAAGTGAATCGAAGAAGTTCTTTAGTAATCATTGGTACAATGACCCATACAAAGATATCAACGGGATTTTTGTTGCTGTCGATGCTGATGGTAACTTTTTAAGTACCTTAAGGGTTTTGGTAAGAGATATTTATATTAATGGGATGAAAATAAGCTGTGGAGGCATAAGCTGTGTTGGGACAAAGGAGGAATATAGAGGCCAAAAGCTATCTACGACTCTTGTTCAAATGAGTATAAAGTATATGGAAGATAGAAACATTTGTATTTCGTACTTGCTATCTGGAGACTACAATGAAAAATATTATAATAGATATGGTTATTACAAGTGTCCAAGATATATAAAGTATTCTAGTATAAATAAGTGTAATAATGATAGTTATGATTATTGTATAAGAGACTTAAATATTGAAGGTGATATAAGAGATATTTCTGATATTCACGAAAAATTTTCAAGTAAGTTTAATGGTAGTATAGTACGTAGTATGGAATATTGGAAAGAATGGATTGTATCTAATACAACGTGTAGTTGTAAAATAGCTTATGATAATTCAGGTAAAGTGATAGCTTATATAAGTTTTCAAGTAGATAACAATAATATAGAGATATTAGATTTTGGTTGTTTATCAGAATACATAAATATTTTTGATTCACTGATTGAGAAGATAAGTAGTGACATGGATGGTGATAATTTTAAGGTAATATATGATATGAACATTACTTCTAGCATGGAAGTAGAGTCTTCTTGGGAGCCTTGTTGTTTTATGTATAAACTAATTACACCATTTTTAATTGGAAATTTAAAGGTTGATAGTTCTGAAAAATTACTAGAAATCTTAAAAGGGGACGGAGATGTATCTAAATTACTAGTATGGGCCGTTGATGATTTTTAG
- a CDS encoding B12-binding domain-containing radical SAM protein, with translation MRIKFILPALEEAKSPYWRPIKYSLFPPLGLATLASLCDESDQVEIVDEHVEEINLNDEPDLVCIESYITNAYRAYEIADSYRKRGIKVAIGGLHATSLPEEAKNHADTILLGLGENSFPKFLKDFKDGNCKEFYQQGEVSLDNLPLPRRDLFKQEKYLVPNSMVFSRGCPNKCSFCYVSSFYKGGKSFFAYKVDRVLEEIESMKGKHLYFLDDNIFANKKLSRQIFKEMRGMNKYFQGAITVDSILQDDTIELAYEAGFRSAFIGFESINKQNLIQANKGSNIGKDYIAAIKRLDRLGIMINGSFIFGLDDDNLDVFDRTTEWAVSSGITTATNHILTPYPGTSIYDKMDTDKRIITKDWRLYDTRHLVFSHPNMTKEEMESGYNRAYKNFYKWSNIYKSSKEHEEIKMKLKHFTYAGAWKKFEPVWNFIIKNELLSKTRGALVKTLK, from the coding sequence GTGCGAATAAAATTTATACTACCAGCTTTAGAAGAAGCCAAAAGTCCATATTGGAGACCTATAAAGTATTCATTGTTTCCTCCATTGGGTTTAGCTACTTTAGCATCCTTGTGTGATGAATCTGACCAGGTAGAAATAGTTGATGAACATGTGGAAGAAATTAATTTAAATGATGAGCCAGACTTAGTTTGTATTGAAAGCTATATAACTAATGCGTATAGAGCTTACGAAATTGCAGATTCATACAGAAAAAGAGGAATTAAAGTTGCTATTGGGGGACTGCATGCCACTTCATTACCAGAAGAGGCAAAAAATCATGCAGATACTATTTTGCTCGGACTTGGTGAAAATAGTTTTCCTAAATTTTTAAAGGATTTTAAAGATGGAAACTGTAAGGAATTTTATCAGCAAGGAGAAGTGTCATTGGACAATCTTCCTCTTCCAAGGAGGGATTTATTTAAACAGGAGAAATACTTAGTCCCTAATTCAATGGTCTTTTCAAGAGGATGTCCTAATAAGTGTTCATTTTGTTATGTTAGTTCATTTTACAAAGGTGGAAAATCTTTTTTTGCATATAAAGTGGACAGGGTATTAGAAGAGATTGAAAGTATGAAGGGAAAGCATTTATATTTTCTAGATGATAACATATTCGCAAATAAAAAGTTATCAAGACAAATCTTTAAGGAAATGAGAGGAATGAATAAATATTTCCAAGGTGCAATAACAGTGGATTCTATTCTCCAAGATGATACCATAGAACTTGCATATGAGGCTGGATTTAGAAGTGCTTTTATTGGTTTTGAAAGTATTAATAAGCAGAATTTAATTCAAGCAAATAAGGGTTCAAATATTGGCAAAGATTATATTGCAGCAATAAAAAGATTAGATAGATTAGGAATAATGATAAATGGAAGTTTTATTTTTGGATTGGATGATGATAACTTAGATGTTTTTGATAGAACGACAGAATGGGCTGTTAGTAGTGGTATAACCACAGCGACTAACCACATTCTTACACCTTACCCTGGTACTTCCATATATGATAAAATGGATACTGATAAGAGGATTATTACTAAGGATTGGAGATTATATGATACTAGACATTTAGTGTTCAGCCATCCTAATATGACAAAAGAAGAAATGGAAAGTGGATATAATAGAGCATATAAAAACTTTTATAAGTGGAGCAATATATATAAGTCATCAAAGGAGCACGAAGAGATAAAGATGAAATTGAAACATTTCACTTATGCAGGTGCCTGGAAAAAGTTTGAGCCAGTATGGAATTTCATCATTAAGAATGAGCTTCTTTCAAAGACTAGGGGTGCCTTAGTAAAAACATTAAAATAA
- a CDS encoding IS30 family transposase: protein MSKYLTYEERLDIQACLKENLSFGAIGKIVKKDRTTIAKEIKKHATEIKTGYSGWPYNTCKRRSSCKLKRICKKEECTHPSAQYCKICRNCNDLCSEFEEEICSSSFKPPYVCNGCGQLNRCTLKKMMYYADDAQTAFEENISDARSGILSSEAELARLNTLISPLIKQGQSIHQIYIDHINELMCSEKTLYNYIDACLFDVRNIDLPRKVKYRPRYKKSEFKVDKGCRIGRNYKDFQAFMEKNPELSIVQMDSVIGSKGGNVLLTIHFVNTSLMLAFVRDSNTSQSVIDVFEHIYQVIGKTEFKNLFPVILTDNGSEFSNPKAIEFGPDGLRRTYVFYCDPSSPYQKGSIEVNHELVRRILPKGTTFELLDQKDICLMMNHINSYKRKKLNNRSPFQAFSFYYGEDLLHRLDCFSVAAEEIILKPALLKK, encoded by the coding sequence ATGTCTAAATATTTAACTTACGAAGAACGCCTTGATATTCAGGCGTGTTTAAAAGAAAATCTTTCTTTTGGAGCAATTGGCAAGATAGTTAAGAAAGATCGTACTACTATCGCCAAGGAGATAAAAAAGCATGCAACTGAAATAAAAACTGGATACAGTGGGTGGCCATACAATACCTGTAAACGCCGCTCAAGCTGCAAACTAAAACGTATATGCAAAAAAGAAGAGTGTACTCATCCTTCAGCACAGTACTGTAAGATTTGTCGCAACTGCAATGATCTTTGTTCAGAGTTTGAAGAAGAAATCTGTTCAAGTAGTTTTAAACCACCTTATGTTTGTAATGGGTGTGGACAGCTTAACAGATGTACTCTTAAAAAAATGATGTATTATGCAGATGATGCCCAGACCGCCTTTGAAGAAAACATATCAGATGCAAGGAGTGGAATTCTCTCAAGTGAAGCGGAGCTTGCAAGACTGAATACTTTGATTTCACCACTGATTAAACAAGGTCAATCGATACACCAGATATATATCGATCATATAAATGAGCTCATGTGTAGTGAAAAGACACTCTATAACTACATAGATGCATGCCTCTTTGATGTACGAAACATTGACTTACCACGCAAGGTAAAATATCGACCACGCTACAAGAAATCAGAATTCAAAGTTGATAAAGGATGCCGTATAGGCCGGAATTACAAAGATTTTCAAGCCTTTATGGAAAAGAATCCAGAGCTTTCTATTGTACAAATGGATTCCGTTATAGGAAGCAAAGGTGGAAATGTCCTATTAACCATTCACTTTGTGAATACTAGTCTTATGTTGGCGTTCGTGCGTGATTCAAATACCTCACAGTCGGTTATTGATGTTTTTGAACATATTTATCAGGTAATAGGAAAAACAGAGTTTAAGAATTTGTTTCCAGTCATCCTTACGGATAATGGCAGTGAGTTCTCCAATCCGAAAGCCATTGAATTTGGACCTGATGGACTTAGAAGAACTTATGTGTTTTATTGTGATCCAAGCAGCCCTTATCAAAAGGGCTCCATAGAGGTAAATCATGAGTTAGTTCGAAGAATTCTCCCTAAAGGGACTACTTTTGAGCTTTTAGACCAAAAAGACATATGTCTTATGATGAACCATATAAATTCATACAAAAGAAAAAAGCTGAACAACAGGAGTCCATTCCAGGCGTTCAGCTTTTACTATGGAGAAGATTTACTACACAGGTTAGATTGTTTCTCAGTAGCAGCTGAGGAAATCATTCTAAAACCAGCACTTCTCAAAAAATAA